A stretch of Capricornis sumatraensis isolate serow.1 chromosome 10, serow.2, whole genome shotgun sequence DNA encodes these proteins:
- the LOC138087274 gene encoding olfactory receptor 6C75-like, with amino-acid sequence MEKSCVGDARNRTAAPELTLEGFPAVQHLGKVLFPAHLLTYLASVTGNTLVITITWADHHLQTPMYFFLGSFSFLECCFTTTVIPKLLAIFLLGRQKISFAACITQAFVFLFLGAAVFFLMAVLSLDRYMAICKRLYYATIMNPRMCSLLATACLVLGFSLMVVPVTKLSQLSLCGSHVIPHFFCDLGPLINLPCSDIRSIEMLAFGLALFILSTPLIVTITAYNNMVATILRLPSAKERQKAFSTCSSHLSVLSLMYGSCVFIYLKPKQVSRLDSNKEAALVNAVVTPLLNPVTYTLRNKQVRQALRDTLSRVRLQK; translated from the coding sequence atggaaaagtcATGCGTGGGGGATGCGAGAAACAGGACAGCAGCTCCGGAACTCACGCTTGAGGGGTTTCCTGCCGTCCAGCACCTGGGGAAGGTCCTCTTCCCGGCGCACCTGCTGACGTACCTGGCCTCCGTTACAGGAAACACGCTCGTCATCACCATCACCTGGGCTGACCATCACCTCCAGacacccatgtacttcttcctcggcagtttttcctttttagaatgCTGCTTTACAACCACCGTTATTCCTAAATTGCTGGCCATCTTTCTGCTGGGGAGGCAAAAAATTTCCTTTGCTGCCTGCATCACACAagcctttgtctttcttttcctgggAGCAGCTGTTTTCTTCCTAATGGCCGTATTATCCTTGGATCGGTACATGGCCATTTGCAAGCGTCTTTATTATGCAACCATCATGAACCCAAGGATGTGTTCCCTTCTGGCCACTGCCTGCCTAGTTTTGGGGTTCTCCCTCATGGTGGTTCCAGTTACAAAGCTTTCTCAGTTATCCCTCTGTGGCTCCCATGTCATTCCTCACTTCTTCTGTGATTTGGGGCCCTTGATTAATCTCCCTTGTTCTGACATCAGGTCTATTGAAATGTTGGCCTTTGGCCTTGCTTTGTTTATCCTTTCGACACCCCTCATTGTAACCATCACTGCATACAACAACATGGTAGCCACAATCCTGAGACTCCCATCAGCCAAGGAGCGACAGAAAGCTTTCTCCACCTGCTCCTCTCACCTCAGTGTCCTCTCTCTGATGTACGGCAGCTGTGTGTTTATTTACCTGAAACCGAAGCAGGTGAGCAGGCTGGACTCCAACAAGGAGGCTGCCCTTGTGAACGCAGTGGTGACCCCACTGCTGAACCCTGTCACCTACACCCTGAGGAACAAGCAGGTCCGCCAGGCTCTGAGGGACACACTGTCTAGGGTGAGGTTGCAGAAGTAG